The Nicotiana tabacum cultivar K326 chromosome 1, ASM71507v2, whole genome shotgun sequence genome segment gtgtcgaaaaataaactacttgaccattttaagacaatatatgcaatgttttataataataattaactaatttaacatttaatgatcaaagaacaattttttttgtatatatagggtattaaaaatttaaattctggggctagagatatctataaacttaaagtggagtcatactgaaataaatccggccaaaaaattatttaaacttttagatagccgattaaagtgaattttaaattaaggatatatatatatatatatatatatatatatatatatatatatatatatatatatatatatatatatatatatatatatatatatatatatatatatatatatatatatatatatatatatatatatatatatatatatatatatatatatatatatatatatatatatatatatatatatatatatatatatatatatatatatatatatatatatatatagtagtagTATAAGAGTCACATCGTAATCAAAGAATCGCTTATATCGTGTCAATCTTtgtgttttgccataaatatgagctattatttcactttgtggctatttttaggttccaatgacacctatgagaatagtgcaaaaataaaattatcattatgagaattgagaaaatgttagtcttttttcatgtagtgtttcttaattaatatctaacgattatctataattatttagaaggtttaaatgttaaggttatttacatataattcaaataacttagatatttaacatggttagtgtcaaatatcaaaatggagtaaaaaaattcactagctaaagaaatttttatatttttagatagtcaactaaaatgagttttgaattaagaataatacTTTCAAtgacattattataaaaataattattattaaaaaataatgctttagaaactgaaattttaagaaagaaatatttttaagagatatcaacacactaaataagagttcaagtactagtaaaagagttaagtgttatccaaagagtcattcattgtcttaacatttgattgttttgccataaatatgagttattattttgcttcctgactatttttaggatccaatgacaccggcaaaaatgatataaaaaaggaaaaatagaagaaagggTTAATTTTTTCCATGtaattaatatccaatgattatctatatttactgagaaagtgcaagttttaagattatttacatacaattcaaataacttaaatatgtGATATGATTAGTGTCCGCGGGTACTAGTACTAATTATAAAATAAAGAATGTAAAAGGAGCTGCTAAAAGAGAACTGGTAATACACGTGTCCAacagaagaaaggcaagaagatTCAATAACCAATTAAGTAAAGCGAAATTTAAGGTACAATTCAGATAAAATTTTGTACAACTTCTAATTACTGTGTTCGTACCCCTTAACCATTTATATATAATAGAATAGAAATTTTTGCATAATTAGTTTAGTTTTGGTCTTGGGAAATTTCTCATAAAAAGCAAATCTTTTGCATGGTGCATTGACGCGTCAAACATTTCTGATGAACCAACTGAAACAAATACACTCTCCGAAGTGGCACCCAAAGTCTTTGCAAAAACCCTTTTCCAAAATGTGGAAAACAATATAATAGCCCTATTTCTTTCTTATACATACATGGAGCACAATATATAGTCCATATTTTTAACTAAACACCGTGAGAATTCCATACCTCAGGTGAGGGAGGCTCTAAAGAAGCTGGTTCCTCTTAAGCTAGAATCAAACAACACACTCAATGCTTAGACAGCTTTTCAAAGAACAAATTCGTTTACCACAATATGACAATTCAGTCTACTACTCGCAAAACTTACAATCATACAAACACGTCTCACAGACTTCTTTCAGTAATTCTCCGCATTGTTTTCATTATttccatgaaataacaacttATATCGACAATTGCATGCTTCTTTCTTGACATTTTCTCTAGCACCGAAGCAACACACATTTTTTTGTGGAGACAAGTTGGCCACAGTTGTTGCAATTCCACACAAGATTTCGCTCTCTTCAGCTAAAATCATCACCAATTTGCAAGCTAGGGTTCTAATAAATTGGGACAAGGGAACAAGTTCGATGGTTTTTGTCCAAAGATGCTGAGAGAATTCTcttgtttttgaaagaaaaaaaacacgTGATGGAGGCTCGTGCGATATGTGGCTTCCGTTAGAGTTCTCACGGTGGTTTGGTTCAAAGACTGGAACTGCACCACTTTATAAAACAATATGGAATATTAGTGCCTCATGTATAAGAAATAGGACCATTTTAAACCCAAGTCCAAAGATACCCAACTGTTTTGGGACTTTTCTCCATAAATTTGCACTCACTCTGCTATTAGGAGAAGCATAAGGGCTAGTAACCTTAAAAAGGAAGCCAAAGAATCCCAATTTGATAGCCACACAAGATGAAAACATTGCATAGATACAGAGGTGCAAGAAGCTAACTCCATGATTTGACTGATTACTTTCCTTCCATCGGTTTAACGTGGCTCACCATTTTTCCCTTTACTGCTTTTGCATCACTAGTAGGTTTTGGAGCTCTTTTATAGGAGGCAACAGCTAGATGATATAACTTCATCGTCATGAATAATCAGAATGATTGTGCCGACTGTGATGATGATGGTAGTGACGACTCTTCTTCCTGCGATCCTTATCTTCAGGCTCGGGTGAACTTGACCGTGAATGTCTCTGTCTGTTAGTCCTTTTCCGATGCCTGTCATTATCATTGTCCTCTGAACTTGACTTGGAATGCTTTCCCCTAATTGACTCAGAATGCTTTTTCTTCCCGTGTTCCTTATCTTTAGGCACAGGTGAACTTGACCGTGAACGTCTGTGTCTGTTACTCCTTTTCCGATGCCTGTCATTAGTATCGTCCTCTGAACTTGACTCGGAATGCTTTCCCCTACTTGACTCAGAATGCTTTTTCTTCCTGTGTTCCTTATCTTCAGGCACAGGTGAACTTGACCGGGAACATCTGTGTCTGTTATTCCTTTTCCGATGCCTGTCATTATTATCGTCCTCTGAACTTGACTTAGAATGCTTTCCCCTACTTGACTCATTATGATTCTTCTTCCTGTGTTCCTTATCTTCACGCTCAGGTGAACTTGAATGTGAACGTCTGTGTCTGTTACTCCTTTTGCGATGCCTGTCATTATCATCGTCCTCTGAACTTGACTCAGAATGCTTTCTCTTAGTTGACAGTGAATGTCTCTGTCGGTTACTACTACATTTCCGATGGCTATCAGAGTCCTCTGAAGACACAGAATGCTTTCCAGACTTCTTCTTATGCTTTTTCTTCTTCAGTGTTCTTCCTCTATCATCATCATCCGAAGATGAAGTAATTTCTTCTTGATCACGTAAATCTGGTCTAGCTGGTGAAGACCGCTTTTTGTGCTTGCTCTTACTGgacttctttttcttatttggttTGCTTGATAAGCTGGCCAGCAAATCAGGTACATTATCCGCAGTAAGAAATCCTGCACATCAAACAGGGCATTAGGATCCAATATACATAAAACACTATAAAAGAATTTAACCTGAGCTACCACTGGCCATGGGAAGAAGATGTTACCTCCGTACTCATCAAATATGTCCTCAGCAACTATCTGTTGGTTGGGATCATCAAGATTGAACCCACCACGTGGAGGGCTGAGTCCAGGCTTCTGCTTGAGCTCCCACTTCAAAGGCTGTACACAGGCCGAAACAGACAAATTGGGACATTAACGTCTTTTGGTTCGGTGAAGAAATTTACACTTTTCTCAGAAAGAATAGATAGGAAGAGAAAGAAGGGAAAATGTTCCCTCCTCTTGTTTGTTTGAGTAGAAAAGGACAAAAAATTTAAGGATAAATCTTATTTCTCTGCGCACCTGTAAAAGTAAATTCATGAGAAAGAAAGCCAAACATTTCCCCCTTGATTTCCTTATTTTCCacccccagaccccacttatgggattataatgggtttttttttttttttttgttgctgtttccttattttccacccaaaacaaacaaaagtaaaataaCTCTCCTCCATTTCATATCCTTCTAGTTTCCTTTCCTATTGCAAACCTTCCCCAATTTCCAATCATAGGTCACAGTCTGCATCCGAACATGGGGTGGCAGTAATTGTCCAAAAAGCAAAGCGAGCAGAAACATCTTAAAACTAGAGATGGATATAATTATTGCATGCTAAACAACTTATGACTAACGGATTGGAGAAAGGCCCCAAACTGTCCACTATCTTTGGGTTTGGACTCAAAACATCCATATTCTTTTACTTGGAGCACCAATAGTCAACAATGTTTGTCAAAGTGGTCCACTTTTAGCCAGTTCCCAAACATTCCGTTAAAATAAACAGGGGTGGAGATTCTTCACCAAATGTGATCTTTGTCGGCCCTATTCTGCAGGGGCTAAAAGAACATGGATGTTTTTGAGTCcaaaaaatattgccaagagCAAAGAGGATGATCCCTCTAATGTCTTCCATGCCACATTGGCACTCAACAGTTAACTTGAGTTGCACCAGATGAATCTTATCGCCagtctcttctttttcttttcttttttaaatggaAAGGTAAAGATTTTATTGAAAAGGTACCAAGAAGGTACTGATAGAATACATCAAAAAAGAGCACATCCTTCTATAGTTTGAAGGAGTGCAGAATCTTATCACCaatctcttctttctttatttttaacaAATGGTGGTGTCCGCATCTTGACTATTCCACCAAGTACATGGTACCTTCCACCAACTCAGGAATCGGGTAACTCTACCCACCAAGGCTTAGGTGGATGAGAAGAATTTCACCTAGTATTTTGTCTCTACTGACATTTGAACCCTGCTCTCCCAGGTTGCACCCATTGTTAAAGGACTGTAGAAGGGAATGGGCTTTTGAAGATCAAGCATCAACCTCTTACCAGGTTCACTAAATGCACATGAGCAGCCAATGCTCATTTCTGTTTGTGGCACACGCTCATTAAGCTTTACAATTTGATCTTGAATCCATGCTACTCTTATCATTATTTCATAAATTGTTTGGTATTCATCTCAAAGAGTAATCTGCAACATATTGGCAGAAGAGGGGGGCGCAATCTTGGCAACTCTCTACACCTTGTCTTTTTAAAAAGATAACTTTGTATTCACAACTTTAGCACTAAGGAACTGCTGGAAGTTATGAACAAGTCAGGCTTACCCCTGCAGGGAGACAATGAAATCAAAAGTTCAtgaacaacaacgacccagtgaaGTCCCactaagtggggtctggggaggatagtgtgtacgcagaccttacccctaccccgatagGGCAAAGagactgtttctgatagaccctcggctcaggaagatggaaataaaacaagaaaaaacaatTCATCAGTATCGTCGACATAACCATAGAAAGGGTGACAGCATCCTAAAAACCATAAAATAGATGACATGTAATAATAATAACCAGCAACTAAGGTCCAAAGCTATGGAAAACAATAAGGGTAGTGTGGACTCTACATTAACCACAAGCCGTCTAAGACCAACCTACTCAAACTCGCTTTACCCCCGGAATGGAGAAGGAGAAGCTCGACTACCACCctagcctacaaccctaatgTTCGACCTctataccttcctatcaagggtcatgtccttggAAATCTGCAATTGTGCCATGttctgcctgatcacctctccccaatacttcttaggccgtcctctacctcttctcgtaccaaccaaagccaaccgctcacacctcctcaccggagcatCCAGGCTTCTCCTCCGCATGTGCTCGAACCATCTGAGcttcgcttcccgcatcttgtcatccacaggggccacgcccaccttctcccaaatatcttcattcctaatcttatctattctagtgtgcccgcacatccacctcaacatcctcatcttagctaccttcatcttctggatatgagagttcttaaccggccaacactctgccccatacaacatggtcggtctagccactgccctataaaacttacctttgagtatcggtggcacttttTTGTCACATAAGACTCCAGCTGCTAGCctcatttcatccaccccactccTATGCGGTGAGTGACGTCCTCGTCGATCTCTCCATCCCCTtgaataaccgacccaaggtacttgaaactacctctcttggggatgacctaTGATCCAAGCCTCACTTCCATGCCTACTTCCCTCGACTCggcactgaacttgcactccaggtactctgtcttagtcctactcaatttgaaacccttagactcgagAGCCTGTTTTcaaacctccaacctctcgtTAACACTGTCCCACGTCTCATCAATCAAGACTGTCATCAGCGAATAACATACAGCATGGCACTTCCCCTTGAACATGGTGTGTTAGTGCATCCATTACtaaggcaaataagaacgggctaagcgcagatccttggtgtaaccccataacaaccgaGAAATGCTCCGAGTCGCCTCCCACAGTCCTTAAcctagtcttagctccatcatacatgtccttgatcGCTCTAACATAAGCTACCGACACACCTTTTACCTCCAGACATCTCCATAGCACCtccctagggaccttgtcatacgctttaacaccatgtgcagatctttCTTCcgatccctgtactgttccaccaacctcctaataaggtggatagcttccgtagtcGAGCGActcggcatgaacccgaactggttgtcagATATAAACATTATCTTCCTCACCCTCACCTCGACCACCCTCTCCTAAATATTCATTgtatgacttagtaacttgatacccctatagttgttacaacactgaatatcacctttgttcttgtacaacggaaCCACTGTACTCCAGCTCCACTCAtctggcatcctcttcgtcctgaaaataacattaaacagcccagtcagccattccaagcctgctctacccacacacttcTAGAActcaaccggaatttcatctggcccggtcgctcttgccctactcatcttacgcatagcctcCACGATCTCCTCCAACTTAAtacgcctacaatacccaaagtctcgGAGACTCTCTGAATGCCCCAGATCCCCTAGCACTATATCTCGGTCCCCTTCCTCATTTAGAAGACCCTAAAAGTACGTCTGCCATCTCTATTTAATCTGGGACTCCCCCATCAAGACTTTACCGTcttcgtctttgatgcacctcacttgatccAGATCTCGAGCCTTCCTCTCCCTCGCTTTAGCTAGCCGAAACAACTTCTTATCCCCGCCTTTTTCCCCAGTTCCTCATACAGCCGGCCAAACGCTGTAttcttagcctctgtgaccgccaGCTTAACCTCCTTTCTTGCTACCTTGTACCTCTCTCTATTCGCTCTCCTCTCCTCCTCGCTTGTGCTCCCTACCAACTTCATATACGCTTCCTTCTTCGCCTCCACTTTGCCTTGGACTacgtcattccaccaccagtcgccTTGGTGCCTGCCAGAGTAGTCTGACAAAGAGCTTAAGCTTTTCTTTCAAACATTTGAGATTCCTTTCCTTCCTTCCAATGCCGACTGGAATTGTGAATCATGCTTTCAGCAGTTGTTTTGAAGTCTTCTTCCCATACCAGCTCCAAAAGACTTCTCCTAGAAAGTTCTTGGCATCACCAACTGATgcccaaaaatttaaaaatctatACTCCTTCCCAATCCCAATTTATATCACTCTCTTTGCATTTTGGAACGtctcaaaatgcctgacatcatTCCATTTCAATACACCTTTAACAACTttaactttgatgtgatattCTCTTTATCAAATTAACATTTCGACAATATTTTCAATACCATCTTCCATTAGTACTAAAATACAATATACGTTAATTTAACATCTTAACTCTGTGTATAGTCAATCACTCATATAAAATGAGCTGATGATTTTTAAACCAGCAACATACGCTCCTCAGTTAGAACCTCACTAGCTGCGTCATCACCCCAAGCGCAAAGAGAACACCATATCTTGTAAAACAAGAGCATATAGTATAGCTCCCTTGCAACTCCGCTATGCAAAGATAGGCGTTTTGTATCATTCAGTCCCCTTCTTCTCAAGTGTTCTGGTGTTAGACGAACTTCATACAACCAAAATAAGATACTTACTCAGGGGCTTTTTTTTCCACAGAATTTGCCATGGCCATTCCTTTCCAATTCTCCTAGGCCACGTTCACGTCTTAATTAAGACTCTCTACCCCTTAATTAATGAAGTTTAAGACTTTGGTTTTCCATGATAACTACACATAATTTGCAACATTATTTTTTAGtccatttcctttttttttgtgtgtgtggagGAGGGAGGGGTGTTCATTTCTTTCGATTGTTTTGACGAGCTGGTGGAAAATCTAGGCAGTAGGTACCCAACTAAAAACATTAAGGTAATGATAGAAGAGTAGACCAAGACCTTTATAAACCTTTAAGAGTTCCCTAATGTACCCCATGTGGGATGTCATATACTTCAACTTCCTCCAACATGTGCAACCCAATTTTGAGGTTCTTATGTGAACTTCACAATATTGAAGTTCACACTTGGATACGATTGTATACATACACGTGCAAAAATGAGTGTCTCAAAAGTTGATTTTGACAATGCATGAAACAATATGAGTATCCAACCCAACACTTTTAGACAACGGATGTAGTTCAAAACCTTTATAAACCCTTTCAGATGCCCTTACAAAGGGCATGTCCTTAAAGAGAGTATGTGGAACAatatataactcaacaaaattgATTCAGCTAATCCTTTTCTCTTTCGTTTTCTATACTGACCAGTTTGCCCCTTGAAAGTGGTTAGTGTACAATGAGTTGAACTTCTATGATGGCAAATTGTAACCCTAGAGGTTTAGATGGAAAAATGAAACAGAGCCTAAAACTTGGAAACTTAATGAACTGTACAATTGGAAAGATGAGACAGATCTATACCTTGTTTTCTACCGACTACAAGAAATAGAGCATCCTTCCAAGCTTAGAGCTCCAAGTACATATCCTCCGGAAGAGAAGATGTCTCTTGGCATCCTTATGGATCAACTTACGGATGCTTTAAGTGAAATTGCATCAACAATGAATAGAGGAGGCTCTACCCCAGAGCATATGCTTCTCTAAAGGAGCATTTCTTTTACAAGATAAATAATCTTATTAATAATGGAAAAATTCTCCTGTAAACAAGCAGTATACCAAAAAGTTAAGAATCTACACCAAAATATGACTCCCCTTCTCTGAAAAAAGCTAGATCTACTCCATAATATGATTCCTTTCTCTAAAGGAGAATTTCCAGCCCTCTAATTCCTACTTCCTTTTAGCCAAATGTTTTTAAcaagttatttttctttgaaaattgaAGCTTTTCAGCATACTGGAACGTGGGAAACAAATTCTTAACCTATCTCCATTAAATTCACTGTTTCAACCCCTCTATCACAaacttttctgtttctcttttttttttttttggtgggaGGTCAACTGGTCCAGTCATAATGGCTATGTAAGAAAAAGTAAAACATGGACGCGCAAACAGACCACTTTAGCTTGTGgtggagaaaaaggaaaaaaaccaTGCACGCACACATAAACATAGCCCATTTACCTCAGAAGCATCTGTCTGAGCCAGGATAGCAGTTAAAGGATCATCTCTTTTTATTCGACTCTCTTCATTTGGCATAATAGCATCTTTCAATGGACATTCACGATCACCACTCTGATGGCCAAAGGCTCCACATCTGACGCATTTGACATTACGTATCTCAATTCCAAATGGTTTGGCCCTTCCAGCAACACCTGTTTCCAACCTAGAGGTGAAGAACAATCATCTggcatcaatatatcttggtactCGGAAGGCAAAAGCTACCATAAGTTCAGTTCCACCATAATAGAttgaaaagccaaaaaaaaaaaaaagaataaacagAAGCAAAACGAGGAAGATATATTAACAACAGGAAGATCTTAATTTGCCCAATCACATTATTTACCTCAAAGAGAATCAGAACTGGCTCTGCATTGGAAAGAAAGTATTCAGTAATTACCACCAAGGAAGCCAATAAAGCACAAAAAAAGATTACAGCAACAACTCTGGTTTAATCCCAAGCTAGTTGGGTTTGGTGTGAATCCTCACTATCTTCTCCAACACTAGGTTTCAACATTTTCTACTGGGATAACAGACCTCTAACAAGATAAAATGTTCCTAGCTATGTTGGATTTTAAAGTAAGGAGTAAGCGTACTAACATGATTTCTTTGATAAGGTATAAGTGCACTACATGAGTAAAAGCCTTAATCGCAACTAACTGATATCACCTATAtagatctttttcttttattataccCTATCTTTCGCCAAGTCTGTATGGATTTCAAGAGATTATAAGTCTTTCAAGACAATTTCTTTCATATAATTTCTTAGGTTAACTCGTCCCCTTTTTAACATATTTCAATCACCATGGTTTCACACCTATAGAGCAATGCCTCTAGAGATCGACACATGACATGTCCAAACCATCTCAAGTGACCTCTCATTTTATCCTCTTTGTATGTTGCTTGTACATTCGGCCGTATGTCATCATTTCTAATCCGCTCTAATCTTGTATATGACTGCACATAATCTTAACCTTCGCATTTCTATGATACTCATCTTGTTGATATATTGGAACTTAGAGGTCCAAGATTATCGGTCTTACAACCATTGTGCCAAACTTGTCTTTCACTTTGGTAGGTATTTTCCTATCGCATAACACTctggtaatatttatccatttcAACCATCCTATTCTCATTCTATGCATTACATCTTCATCTATCATAACATCATCTTAAACATCAAACCTAAACATCTAAACAGTTTGCATCTCATCGAGCCTAGTCATAACAATTTGTGTCTAAGCACTATAATCCCGTCTAATCTCACCCCAGCTTCACTCTTCTTTTCTCcggataaagtaaataattttattaatgatGGGAGAAACCTCGTGTACAAGCCATATAACCTCAACTTTACTCTTCATTTGTGGCTAAGTGTAGTCTTATTTTACTCACACTACAACCCTGACTCTCTAGCGTGATTCTCCATAGTTTAAGTTTTTGGTTGACACTTCCGATAGTATCGTCAATTAACACAATCGTACGCTAATATCACACCATAAGACCTTAGTTAGCCCATCCATAACTAGCCTAAACAAGTATTGAAAGTATTGATCTAATGCCAGATCCCTGGTGTACACCTACTGTAATAGAAAACTACTTTGTATCTCCTACACTGTTCTAACGCTAGAGGCAACACCTTCGTACATATCCTTTATgaaatttatatgattaatatcAACTTTTTTCTTCTCCAACACCCATTGAAGAACTTCTCTTGGCACTCTATTATATGCTTTCCCCATGTCAATGATTATCGTGTAGGTTATGCTTCCTCTCGCAATGAATTTCCATCAATCAGCATGAATATAACTCCCGTCGTTGTAGCTTGGAAATGCTGAAATAAGATTTTAGTATGAAGAAAACTAGAAAAGGTCAAGGATTTGGAAAATTTCATTTTAGTTTCACCATTTTATCACCCTAACATCCCGCATAGTGCCTATTGCGTATCAGATAATTACACTCTTTTGTGGAGCCTAGATAATGATTTCCCACTAGATGATGTTCTTGGGCAGCAAATCTCTATTGCTGAAATCACTCTCTTCCTTAAGcagatacaaaaaataaaaataaaaaacatatgACACCTCATCGATCCTTCTCCAATGAGAACAAGCATAGTATCAGTAGCTCCatcttttctttgattacccctTTTGGGACTTCATTCGAGGAAAACAAAATCGACTACAAAGAGAAACCTAAATAAAGATAATTCAACATTTTTAAGGGAGGAGTAAAATCCATCTAGTGACTTATCGATATAGCAACTTAGAATCCTCTTGATGACAAGATCCTCAAAAGGAGTGGATATATAATTGTTTTTGAAAAATTCGTATTAACATC includes the following:
- the LOC107810819 gene encoding putative zinc finger CCHC domain-containing protein At4g19190, whose protein sequence is MEEEGAGFRLSKRFSDKGGEVDYKTKAGTAWSHNFLNQKPWHPLSYPNQRRKWIAEQTHAQREQRANEIAREYAQEQEFFRQTALVSKKEKEKMEMMKAVSFMYVRPPGYNPESAKAAEIADEAQKQGQGHGGTSQDTSAAGVSTSGRPEVPPVQEKKKPRPKDVFGRLLPTEKEFEVLKNAPRLETGVAGRAKPFGIEIRNVKCVRCGAFGHQSGDRECPLKDAIMPNEESRIKRDDPLTAILAQTDASEPLKWELKQKPGLSPPRGGFNLDDPNQQIVAEDIFDEYGGFLTADNVPDLLASLSSKPNKKKKSSKSKHKKRSSPARPDLRDQEEITSSSDDDDRGRTLKKKKHKKKSGKHSVSSEDSDSHRKCSSNRQRHSLSTKRKHSESSSEDDDNDRHRKRSNRHRRSHSSSPEREDKEHRKKNHNESSRGKHSKSSSEDDNNDRHRKRNNRHRCSRSSSPVPEDKEHRKKKHSESSRGKHSESSSEDDTNDRHRKRSNRHRRSRSSSPVPKDKEHGKKKHSESIRGKHSKSSSEDNDNDRHRKRTNRQRHSRSSSPEPEDKDRRKKSRHYHHHHSRHNHSDYS